TGCTGCAGAGGCAACCTTTACCTTTCCTTTCCATTCGCTACCTCCGTTGCCGCTGCTCTGGATGCTTTCACTTTCCATCTAATGTTCGGCAATTGCCTCAGTTACTGCGGTTTGCGATACGGGCCTGTTTTGGCTTCTGATTAGCACGCCGGCCATTGGGTAATCTCGGGCAGCTGGCATCGATTAGGGCACGGACAACTGGCGACAGATTATCTGCTCCAGTTGATGGCGCTTGTGCTCCGTTCTCGCTGCGGAATTTCACTTTTGCTTTCTGGCACCTCGAATTGAGACCGGACTTTCGCTGCAGCCAATTTCGGAGCGAACATCTTGGACATCAATCAAAATTAGCATTTCAATCAGCCGAGTTCGGTTAGTTGCTTGAATGGAACGCTTCAGTTTGCGTAACTGGCAAACAGATCCGAGGTTTTTCTgaaactgttttcttttccagCCGTTTGAACGGCCGGGTTTATTGACTTACTAAGTCGCTGCTTATGTAAATGCTAATGCCACCATTGTGGAGTACTGCTGGTTAATGGGGGTTCGACCCATGGCTGTCTGACGCAATTTAGATATCAAAACCCGTACATTTAACTTTTGGAGCCCTTGAAGGGCGAAGTGATAAGACCTATGCACATGTCTATTTCCAACGAACAGTGCGAAAAAGATGTTCCGCACTAGAATTCTTTAAACGAAGTTACTATTACCATTGAACAGTGCTAAAAATTCTACCAAATCAAAAGACTTAAGGCACGAacttgattattatttttgaataaatGAGTGAAAGGGGTATACATTCCCCAAGAACTAGTGCGAAACTCTTCAAAATCGAAAGACGATAAGCAAAAACTTCAAAAGCATATTTAACTTTTGTGTGTGATAAGACAAAAACTAATTCCCTACCATATTTGCCGCAAACAAAACACTATAGCCACAAAAAGCTTAGCATTTATTTCAGTTTCTGTGCTTTTCTACTGCCAACCGCTCTCCCAAATCAAAAGACTTAAGGCACAAACCTTAGAATTATTTTCGACCCTAACGTCTCTGTTGACCACCTTTCTCCTTCCTTTCAGCATAAATACACTCGGTCAAAGCAAAACATGCCTCGCCAAAGCACGGTTGATCAATAAAACAACGAAACaccgaaaataaataaagtaaacgCCTGACAATAACcctaaaaaagaaaaagagtGTGCCCGCGGAACTCGTAGTTTATGCAAACATGCGACGAAAGCCACAGAACTTAACACACTCTATACCATCGAGTAGAGCCGGAGACAGAGGCGGAGGCGGAgacggaggaggaggcggaggtcGGGGCACCTCCCGGCCGTCAGCAATTTCCAACAATAGAATGCCAAGAGACCATCGACACTTGATGGCCATGATTGTGTCGACGTTGCCACTGGCTCTTCTGCTGCTCCTCGTTCAAACAACAGGTAAGTCTTGGTCAGAAGGGGGTACAGTACGGGGAGAGGGGGTGGGCAGCACGACAGTGACATGCCCAACAAAAGAATTTCACATGCATTCAGTTAATAAATTGAACTTTAATTGTGAGGCCTGTGCCAGCAGCCAACTTTCACGGGTTCGAACAAAGTGGGAGGATGAAAGTTGAGATAAGGCCAAGATCTTGTGCTGATATTTGCATAGATTTTCAATTGATGCAAAATTGACTGGATATGTCCTCATTGGAAGTTGCCCCATTGGTTGGGAAGTTATATAGAAACCAAATGCACTCTTGTGCAACAAGAACCCACTCCATCCTGCGGTCATCTGAATCGAATCTTCCCACTTTTCATCCAAGCGAATCTCTCGCACTTGTTCTGAGTGGATCTTATCTCAAATAACCATATGTTTTCACCGAGGGTTCTGCTCAAGCGAGCATTTAGTTATTACAAGCGAGCAGCTTTTTCCACACGTGagcataattttaatttttaatttgatacATTTCCGAGGAATGTCGGTTCACAAAAAGCACAAAATCAGAAAGAATTCTCCCGACGTGCCAGCACTTGGTGAAGATGCTCCAGGCAGCCACAGGCATTCCTCGCCAGCACTCGTACGTGATTGTTCTTCTCATTTTCGTCTGCTGGCTTTTAGAAAGCTTGCGCTTGCTGCATAATTTATTAGGCGTTACTGAGAATGCATAGTTCGGGGGGGAATCGGATGGGTACCTGGTACTTGGGCACCTACCTGCCTAACTGTGCCAAACGTAATGAAGTGTGCTAACTGTACTGAGTTGGAGGTGTCAGCACCCCCGCACAAGTGCGTTCAATTGTCGAGCACGCCAAGAAGTTAGCTGCTTCTCTTTTTTTGCCACTGAAATACGGGCTTGACCTACTAAAGGCCCAGATATGCCATCTAGGTGACACTTTTCAAACGGCTTTGCAGCCCTCAAACTGGGTCGATCGCATCTGCAGCTGGGTTTCTAGTGAAGATCGAATCAGCGCGGCTATGATTCATTGGCCAGTGCCCAGGGAGGGTTAGCTCGAGTTGCACAATTGCGATTATTCATACCGGATTCATTGACTTTTGCCGGGGCTCGTCTTGGGTTTTTTGCCTTTGGTTTGTTTGGCTCCACTTCGCTTTGTCGCTTACGAGTGCGTGACGTGCGTGAATCGAAGTTAATTAAAGTTTATTATGACTTGGGCTGCGTGGCTTATAATCGTTAAGTGACTCGGAGCTGAGCTTATGCAATATGTGAAAATGAAGGCGTCATCAGGCGCTGTAATTGGGCACGTAAAAACTAATCAGAATGATGGAGGGTAATGTAAACATCATGCATTCCTAACCAGAATCTGCAAACACCAGAATGATAAATACACAATTAGTTGGATGACATGACTTAAGCAAAGTGGACACTATTATGACAATTCTCAACAATTAAGCATTTTAATGTGATGTCCATTTTAAGTGAGAAACAgcttgtaaatttaatttgataattCGACAACTTTTGCTACAAAAATGCATTATAATATGAAACATTTGGAACTGTAGCTATTCAGGTGAAAAAAGTGGTGTgtattttgaataaataaaaagcattTACTAcccagttttgctaggatttcgTTGCTGCTTTGTTGTTTGCTAAACTGCATTGAGTGCCAGCTTCCCATGTGAGCTGTACAATTAGACCGGCGGAATGGCCCTAACCAGGAGTACAGTGGAGTGGATTCCGAGCACGGCTGCCATATACTTATGCATTCCATTGAATAGCTGCTATTTCCTCCGCCAGAGGGAGCCACTCCACTGAAACCGCTTAATTGCACGAATCCGGCCAACTGAGGCGGGCAGCTCTCGGCGGTCTGGAATCAATTAAAGCTAACTGCGCTGTTTACTGGGCCATTTGAAGCCGGGCCCAAACCTTTCATGCAGCTAATAAGCCGCATTAGCATGCGGAATGGCGTATGGAATTTACATAGAGCCGGGCGGGAAAATTGGGTGAAGTGAAAATTATTTTACAGCAAGcttaattaaaagaaaacagaATCTCGCGGCGCCGGACCGCTCAGTTATGGCTTAGTGAGACAGAAAGAAGCGCAGCAGTGCCACGGTTAACAGTTACACCCAGTTAACGGCTTTTCGGGGCTTTCGATACGATACTCGCAGCGAATTGAGCCACTGGAGCCACTGGAGCCACTGGAAAAGTGTCAAAGAAAGCGCCATGAGTTGGAGCTTTGCTGCCCGTCTTCCCGGGTCCGCACTTCCAGCATCACTGAGTCAGCGAATCGCCGCAGATCGATGGATTCGATTGGGTTCGGTGGGGACACTGTAACCATGCCACTGTAGCTATGACACTCTAACCCGCTGACTTACTACCGCAACCCGATGGGTTTTTCGATTTCATTCCCCTTTTTCTTCTGGGCGCCCCCTTCCCGGAGAGCCCCTCTTCTCTCGCAGCTGCTAAGCTGATTAAGTTTTCAGATTAGCTGGTTCCACGAGCAATTTTCCCTCGCATTTTTTagttctcattttatttttcggcACATTTCGGTTACATGGCCCACTTGCCCCAGGTGGCTCCGAAGAGCGAGAGGTACGtataaataatcaaaaatcCACTGCCTGATGCGAAAGAGGTGGAAGAAAGAAGCCGCCGTCGTTGCAGGCTGAGCAGAAATTTATCGCTTGACTCTTAATTGGGTCAAGAGGCAGGTTCGTTCGGCAGGTTTCTCACATATTCTCGATCTTGGCTCGAATTTCTGGGGGTTCCTGGTGGCCTGTTCACCTGTTCACAGACTGGCAATGCTGACGCAAttaataattgaattttttgaACGTTTATGAAGACGGTACAGAAAGATTGTGGCAGCTGCCAGAATGGTCGAAAAAAGGTACTGACTGATTGGAAAGCAgttggttttctttttgtgtGTAGTTCTCTTCAGTATCCATAATCTTTAGGAACTCATTCTCATACCAAAAATAGTAATAAACGAGGTTTCAGTCTCAGAAGAAACCAAGCTACAACAATAGCACCAAATTTCATTTGGCTGATTTTACATTTGGTCTAAGCACACCGACTTTATAGCTTTGGAGTGTTTTTAAGCAGATTAGTTCTTCGCTTCCCTTCTCACCCAGACGATATGGGATGCTCCAAGTTCGTAATCAGCTCACATGCTGATCGCCAATAATCAATTTACTCCAGCTCTTCCCCACCCTGAGCTGAGCATTCAATTAGAGCCGAGCACCGACTGATCTTGAGCTGGGTTCCGATTGCCCAATCAAAGCGTGAAACCGAAGCCGTATCAATAACTGCATACTTTCCCTTTCCCGTGAGAAGAGCAGTGGCTCTCGGATCGGGATGTCCAAAATTGTACAATGAAATTCAGCACATCGAAAGTTGCCAGGCACGATCGCACATTCAGACGCACACCCATCGGCAGGTAAAGCCAACTGAACCCACAATTTATCTCGTTTTGCGTGTCTCTcctcttttattttatttctttggCCCCCTCCGATCTTCTTTAATGGTCGTCCTGGGGCGCTGTGAACCCATATTAAATTGCGGTGGGCTGTGGGAGAACAGAGAGGCTGGCCGCCCGAAAGGGGGTGGGCTGGGGTCCCTTACCTGGTGTCCCTTACATGTTTTGGCGTGGACTATCAATGGCAATCAATGAAATTCTCTTTTTGTGCTCATACAGTATTTTATTCTGGAGACCGCCGCAAACCGGTTCCCAATGGAATTTTATAATCGCAGACTCTCCATGATTTTGGACCCAGCTAGTGAATTTGCTCAAAAAAACATGAAACCCATGTCACAGGAAATGTCTGACAAGAAGCCGTTAGGGATTTCATATGATTTACTCTTTAACAGGGAATATTAAAACTATAAAATGTAAAAGAACCTAACAAAATTACGTAGGAAACAATTTACAATTATACAATAGTgggtaattaatattttttccaaGTTTGCCATAGCAAAATCGAAAGACTTAGACAACGAACTTGACCACTTCAAGCTTGCAGAGTATATAAATTTCCCTACACATTCCAACCTCAATTAATaagccaaaataaaaagaaatgacAAAAAGAATCAAGCATAAAATCCGTTAAATGGGTGCAGTTAGCTGACTATCCAAACAAAACAGAGACCCGAATGACACAATAATACCCACGCTCACTCACACTGGCGCAGCTACCCCTTTCTATTTGGCACGCAGTTGGAAATAGTCCAATAAAAAGCTGGCTGACTGACAGTTTGTATATAAAGTGGCGTTCTTCTGTGCAGAGAGCCGGTTCTGATGACCACTTGTTGTGGACTCTTAtttgacacacacacacacaggcagtCCTGAACTTGTCACAGACCATTAAGACCATATTGGCTGGCAACTAGTTTCCGTTTGGCGACTATACTTAAGCCGGCTTCTGTGGGTACAATGACCCAGTTTCGTTGGAGCTGGAGTTGTAGAGATGAGAAATATTGCTATGGGAAAACGCatagagagagagggagaggtATCCATTTACCTTTCAATCAATATGCTTCGAGCTCGGCTCAACTCGGCGTTAAATTTGACGCGAATGTTGGCCAGCGCTTTGCCTGGAGCGAGATCATCATCTGTTTTCCGTCTCTAATACGCTATTACATATCCAGTGCTCCATTTCAACTCTCTCAAGAGAATCTCTACAATGGATCATTGGGATCTTGGGCTCCACCGCCTTTCGTAGCACTGGGTTACTGACCCAAGCCAAGTTATTGACTGCTAAAGTATTCTCATGGCGTGTTTAGGGGGCTGCACCGAATGCGATTTCAACTATTTACCAGCATTCCCCAGGAGATCGTGCAGATCCCTTATCGCCAGCTAAATTGCAGCTAGTTACAGGGCTTAGTCTGGTTGTGGCCCGGCTATTAGAGGCTCGGCTCCGTTCGCTACCACCTGCGACTTAATTAAACATGTGAGACAATTAGATTTCATAAGTGGAGGCCATTAAATCGGGCCTGGGATCCCTGCGCCTGCCCCGGATTGTCTATTGATATCCGAGGACTTCTTCCAGCTTCTTCGCACTGCCGCACTATTAAAGCCAGCAGAGCGCGTCCAGGCTATAAATTTCCCCGTTCAGTTTGGGATTTTGGTCTGGCTTAGACTCGGCCCACAGCAGGCAACAGAGCGAAGCCAACTGCAACAGCCGCATCTGCGGAAGCCTGACCAAAACAGAAACGCAGCCGGACTGCAACCGCCTTTAGCTGTGGCTTCCACTTCTACCACGACTTTGGCTTCGTCTTTGGCTCCGAGCTTAAGGCGGTTAGATCAGAGCTAGACCTTGATTAAGGTCATTCGCTTTGGAGCCACGTCTGAGGGGCTAATACAAAGGATGCAGCCTGAGCACCGAGAGAAAATTTATGGTCAAGTGGGAAGATCAAAGAATTAAAAAGTATTCCAGAGAGATGCAGTTTCAATTTTGCTTCGTCGCTcgattatataaattatttctCAGTGCACACAAAAAATGCACTTggataaaattgtttaaacatTTCGATCTGGCAGGCACGCGTTTGCAAAGGAAAAACTCTCGTGCAGTACCAAAGGCCAAACGTCATGGTCACGGTGGCTGGAAAAGAAAAACCACAGAATATGGATACGGAAAATCAGTTTTCCAGCAAAATGCTTCAATTTCACCAGACTCTACTTTGGGTCGAGTGGAGTGCAGGCTGTCCCAGGCTGCCATGTGTCGGTTGTCGTCGTCACTTTGTTAATTGCAGCTCATGCATCTCGGCCCGACTTCCCAGAGACGGAGAAAAGTCTGGCCAAGACGCTCTTCAAGTTCTAGCCTGGCCAATTGTTGGTGCCGACGACTCTtgagcagcaacaccagccaGTTGACGGTTTGATTGCACAAGTGCTCGGGCCCGGGCCACAGATACTTTATTTGCTTTGCTAATGAAAAGCGCGAGGAATGACTCGGCAGCTCCCACGGATCGGACGAGGGCAATCTGGACAGGTCGCACTAGAACCCACTGCTCTACGGCTTTCCCTGGCATTTGGGTTTCACTGGCGACCACTTCCTCAGCCTTGGCCACGACGCCCACAACGAAAGTCGAACGCCCAGGAAATCAATTAGCAccaaatcaaatttttaatgCTCCACTCGGACGTTAGAGATCGCCGAAAGATCCGTGTATTGGATTGGATTCAGTTCAGCCCGTCCCGGCGGTTCTAGAGCTCTCCATTCGGGGCGTGGCTGGTGCGATGGCATTCCGAGATAAGGGACTGACCACATCTCTTCTTTAATGGATGTCTTCGCCGCGGGGTCCGCGGAATTCACAATTGGGCGGCTGAGTTATGTTTACGGGCCAATTCAAAAAGATGAAAGAAGCTTAGGATGGAAAAGCATAAAAATAGAGAGGTGAGAGATGTGTTTGGGATTTCTTTCGATTTGTTTCCTTAGATGGAAAACAGTGAGCTAGGATGGGACTGAATGTAATAAAAGATGTGAATGAATCAGATTGTGTTCGGATTACTTGAAAAATGCAAATCACTGCATAGATGAAGTTTAAAATAGGCATATCAAAGCCCTTTTTACTTGTTATAAACAAAAAGTATTCCAACTTTATACCTTTCATTATTTTATGCCGTAGAGCTAGGCcctaaaaaatttaaataaataataaaacgcCAAATAAGAGTCACATCATGTTTTccaaatacattttattgtcATTGAAATTCGCCTTCCGGCACCTTCGTCATTTAAAAGCAATTACATAATTCTATTTATGGTGAAAACATAACGAATTGTCGCCTCCCTTCCGAGCAACCCATTAAATGATATCATTGCATAATCGAGCCAGCCTTCTACGCCTGCGCAATTGCACACCGAAAGTGGCCAGGGCATGCATGTCGTATGCGCAACGTTTTGGGACGTGTGTTAAACTCCGAAGTCAAAACGGAAAATTGTCGTATTTCATAAGCAATTATTTGCGCCAGCTTTGCCCACATTAGAGGCGAGCAGGCGGACTTAATTTctgctttgcttttggccacgTTGGGAAACAGTTGAAAAGTGCAGCGAAATAGAAAGTGATTTCTTGTCGGCGATTTGGAGGCGCTGAAGTCGCCAATTTGAGTGGAATTGGACTTGGAGTGTCGTGCTTGGCGTTGGCCCAAAGCAGAAGGAATGGGCGCCCGTGTGGGTTGCtctggagctggaggagcagaaAAGAGCCCGAAAAGAGACGGGGCACAAGTCGTGCGTCCTCGCCGGAGTAGCAATCGAGTTAGTGTGGGCAAGCACTGGAACTAATGACGACTGTTGCTGGTGTCCCCATGCCGTCGTCAGATCGGGTGCATTCAACCCAGCCCGTCTGGATTTAATGGCCAAGAGATCCGGACGCCAAGTGGTTTTACTTTCGTTGCGGCCTGGCCGTGAAAGTGTTGCATGCCCCGCTCCGAAATGGAATTCAATTTTCGTTCGCCAAATTGCGTTACACATTTAGCCAGCTTTGTCCATGTCTGGCAGTTTCGGAGCCGCCGGCTCACTTTTACCGCCAGCCCAATCAAAATCGCAATCCCAGAGCCACTCACTTAGGCCCGAAatcaataaaatcaaaagGAAAACTGGAAAATGAGCAATTCGATGCGAGGAAAGTGAAAACTGTGTCGccgccttttgttttttgtttcgccTGCCCAAAAGGAAGCGCTAATTATATCAAAATCGCAACAAATAGCTGGCGCGAAGAAAGTGAAACAAATATTGTGTATTTCAATCAGGGGCGAGCCAGTTTAGCGACAGGTGAAAGTAAAATCTGTGCCAAACTTAATCAAAAAACCTCGAAACTCGCAAAGAGGCCCCAATGCAGCTCGGCAATTGGGttaagctcaatagctaaacgtGTTTCTTCGCGCGAGTGTGAATTATGATTGTTGTCCCAACCTAAACTGGTTCTGGCCCAAAAGATGACATGCACCTGACACCCGAAAAAGGGGGGAGAAAAGTACAAAGTCGTAGAAAGCCAACGGCAAATAAATCTCATCGGAAGGTGTCAAAGAATAGCTGGGTCACACTCGAGTGCTCAGTGAGATGTGAGTTTGTTCGGGGGGAAAATTCACAGCTTGAGTCTTGATGGATTCAAATGCGGAATCAATAAAATGTTTCACTGTGACCTCGTTTACTGGAAACCCATTGTGGGAACACACGTACGCACTACTCCTGGCCATCTATATGTCTTACATTCCATTATAACCAATGCACATGCAAATTTACTGCGATCTGATCGTATAGATTGCACACTCGATGCATTTCTCTCTGTGTGATTGGCGACTGGATGAGAGTGGAAAATTGCAGTAACGATGCGATAAGGGGTGCCCATTCGCGATCTCAGCTATCGACTAGGTGGGTTTGAGTGCTTGTCCCCATTCGATTGCCATCTGCATTCTACAAGTCAACAATCTATATTTAAGTTGCTTGTGGCGGGCTCTGCTCATTTATCTGCCATATCCGAGGAAATGATGAAAATCAGGCAACAACAACTCGGCCTGGCATCTTTTCAACGCTTGACGTAGCAATTTGTGAAATTCTTCCTAGGCTGCCTGCGAAGCGAGTTTAGATCTGGCCCGAGGCCACCAAACCAAGTACGAGTATCTATGTGGCCAAGAGCTTGTGCATCTGTGTGCGCCGCGCACCCAGGGTAATCAACAATATAACCCTAGCATTGTGACAGATATGCAGCCATCAGCTTGCATCCACACACACTGGGTGCGCAAACCCACAATTTTGAAGGAAAACAAACACAATTATATGCAAAGAGAGTGAAAAGAATCCGAGAGGTGGGGCAGAAAACAGACAAAGACTGCGGCTCAGACTTGACATCGAAAACAAATGATGCCTGGCAAGCCTGCGACAGAGATTGAAACTGATCCGAGCCGACTTTGGATGGGCTGGGCATTGTTTCCCCCCACATGGAAATGAGTCGCGTTGACAATGACGGAGTGGCTGCTGGACGGGATCGGGAGGCAGCGCGAGGGAAAGGGCAGGTGCATGggcaagtgaaaagtgaaaccCCAATGTGAAGATTCTGTCGATGCGATGATGGATTCGAGGGAAAACGAACGTCGGAATTCAACGCTCTTTTCACTCAACTCTTTCCCTTTCTTCTCGTTTTCTTGCGGTGAAGCATATTGTATCCATATTTTGAAATCGATTTGAttgaatattttgaaaaagcggcccattaaatttgatttcttATTGGTTCGAAACAAGTGTGGCTCTCTTTTACGACCGAACATAACTTTTAAATATGCATGTTCAATAAAGATGTAAATATCACTATGTGATTGTACATTAAGTAGCAATCAATTATATTTACGGTACAGGATCAACGcctgattttaaaataataataccaTTGTATGATCGTCTCGATAAGGAAAGGTATACTATACTTAGTAtacaaaattgtttaaaaaactGTTTTTAGATTGGTATCATATTGTCTAACATATTTCCTATCAATTTTTCCAGCTGGCCAGCACGAGAGCGTCTCACAGATCTCGCCCAAATCGAGCAGCAACCGCAGTCCGGACCGTCAGAGGATCGAGAGCACCATGGCGGACTCCGTAAACGGTCTGGCCGAGGGCCAATCATCGCCCCTGGACGTGAACGATAACGAAACGCGGGCGGAGCGAGTGGAGCGCTCGGCGTCGCCCATTCTGCATGACCGGCAGCCAATCGGGCCGAACGACGTGCACTTCCCGGAGGATCTGGAAAAGGACGTGTCCGCCGGACGGTACTTCCACTACAACATAAagcccacgggcacctttgaCAACCAGGACGAGCAGCCGGAGCGCACGCACCAGGGGATCAGGGCTGGGAAGACTCTGTCGCAAGGAAGCAGCAGCTCAGAGCAGTCTTTTTTAGGGCGGGGGGACCTGCGACCGCTAGTGTCGGGGTCCCCGATTCGGCCGAGTCCGAGCAGTACTGCCACCTCAGCGACGGCAGCCAGTGCCACCCAGGCGCCGCATAGTCCGCGCCAGAACGGAAACCCCGACATCCAGGACATCATCACAGGCATCGTCAAGCTGCTGAACGGCAATGTCAATGTCCACGCCAATACGCAGGGCATTAGGCGTCCTTCGGCCAGCAGGATCAACAATCGCGGTCCACCGAGGATCTCCGAGGCCCAGAACCTGCCAATTGACTACGAGGCCCAGAAGCCCGGGACTTCGATGCGTCCGCCGCCATATCCCTTTGATCGTCCGGAACGACCCTTCATTACCGGCGTGCCTATTCCTGAGCAGATTGTGCCCGTACGACCAGGATTCGTGAGCAATCGTCCACCGTGGTACCGCAACAAGCCACGCCCACCTATTGCCACTAGTGTGGGCGGCAATCGGCGACCCCTGCCCCAATATAAACCTCTTCCAGCTCCGCCAGTGCAAGCGCATCTTCAGCCGCAGGATCCACTGGATAGAAAGAACGagcaggagaaggagcagAATCATCAGGAGCAGCCGCAACCAACTGATGATGCTGTGCTGCCCACCGACACTACTTACGACTCGGAGTTCTCCAATGAAGATGCCAATGCCCAGTACATCGAAGTGTCCGATCAGGATACGGATGTCACTGGCGGAGAAGTAGAAGACGAACTGCagccgcctcctcctccaccgtCCACTACCAACAATCCACCAACTCCCCCAACAAATCCCCCAAAGAAGAAGCACAAGCCAAAGCCAGGAAGCGAGAAAAAGAAGCTACCAGAGGAGTCTCCGCAGGATGAGAGCTTAACCACCATTATTGAGACCAGTTCCGTGGTGCACACCGTGATGGGCATATCCTCCACTTATGTGCCCATGTCCATGGACAGTTCGGAGAGCCTTGGTCTGGATCCCTCCACCGAGGAGGTGATCTTCATGACCGCCAATCGAACGCCCACTTTGGAACCAAGTGTCACATCCTCGCTGGGCACCTCCTCGTCCTCCAACCCGGCCTCAGCCATTCAACCTACGTCCTCCAAAGAACATACCACAACCACCACTACCACTACTACCACCACCAGCAGTTCCACCTCAACCACAACCTCAACCACTACCCCGCCATCTACTGAAAGTGTGTCGCCTAATAGTTCCAATGCTAACACCAATGCCACTCCGCCCGCCCCCTACCATCCCCGTCCTGGGATAGTCCTCGATGATCCCGAGTTTAAGCCCGGCGgtcggccacgcccacctgtCCAGCGACCACCCGCCCAGCAGACTCTTCCCTTGCCAGCGGTGCAGCCCACTCGCCAGCATCTGCCCCCCGGTTACGGGGAGATCTTCGACGTCACTCTGTCCGCCATCCAGGGACCAGGTCCCAAGGGCAGTGGATCCCAGCAGACGATCAACATTAAGCCATACGGAAGCTATGCGGCGGGCGGAGGTCAGGGCGACATCATCGTGTCGGCATCAGGTGACGACGGCTTTGTCTCGATCGACGGCAAGCGCACTTACATCAATCTCTTTGGTGACCCCACAGATCCCCCAGCGGGCGCCACAACTCCAGCCACGCGCCTGCCCCAGTTGCCGGGCTCCGGACCAGGATCAGGTTCAGGTTCAGGAGGTGCATCCACGCCGGGACTTGGCGTCAgcagtggtggtggtggtggtagtgGTTCCTCCATctctcctgctgctcctgccaaCGCTGTCACCCAGAGCAGTGGTGGCTACGTTGTGCCCGAAACGGAGGTGGTGGACCTTCAGGGGCACAGCAAGCCCCAAGGCGGAGCACCCACAACGAATGCCGGACCCACGAGGCCCCACTACCGCCAGAGACCAACGCCGCCGCCGGTGAGGATTGACACCTGTATCGTGGGCGATGATTCCACCTGCGATCAGGCGCAGCACGAGCGATGCAAGACGGACAACGGCGTTTCCAGCTGTCACTGCAGACCAGGTAAGATCCCAGGGGAATGTATGGAGTTGGATCATCTATATATGcttataaaattgaaattcttTAGGATACTCTCGGCGCAAGCATAGGGAGCCGTGCCGACGGGTCATCTCCTTCCATCTGGGCATGCGCGTGGACCGCATCTACGAGCACCGAATTGTGTGGGACACCAAGCTCATGGACAAGCACAGCGAACCCTTTGGACAACTCAGCTACGAATCAATAAGAGCGGTTAGttattgtatatatttaagtaagctgaataataaaataaaag
This genomic interval from Drosophila mauritiana strain mau12 chromosome 2R, ASM438214v1, whole genome shotgun sequence contains the following:
- the LOC117136268 gene encoding uncharacterized protein LOC117136268 isoform X3, which translates into the protein MRRKPQNLTHSIPSSRAGDRGGGGDGGGGGGRGTSRPSAISNNRMPRDHRHLMAMIVSTLPLALLLLLVQTTAGQHESVSQISPKSSSNRSPDRQRIESTMADSVNGLAEGQSSPLDVNDNETRAERVERSASPILHDRQPIGPNDVHFPEDLEKDVSAGRYFHYNIKPTGTFDNQDEQPERTHQGIRAGKTLSQGSSSSEQSFLGRGDLRPLVSGSPIRPSPSSTATSATAASATQAPHSPRQNGNPDIQDIITGIVKLLNGNVNVHANTQGIRRPSASRINNRGPPRISEAQNLPIDYEAQKPGTSMRPPPYPFDRPERPFITGVPIPEQIVPVRPGFVSNRPPWYRNKPRPPIATSVGGNRRPLPQYKPLPAPPVQAHLQPQDPLDRKNEQEKEQNHQEQPQPTDDAVLPTDTTYDSEFSNEDANAQYIEVSDQDTDVTGGEVEDELQPPPPPPSTTNNPPTPPTNPPKKKHKPKPGSEKKKLPEESPQDESLTTIIETSSVVHTVMGISSTYVPMSMDSSESLGLDPSTEEVIFMTANRTPTLEPSVTSSLGTSSSSNPASAIQPTSSKEHTTTTTTTTTTTSSSTSTTTSTTTPPSTESVSPNSSNANTNATPPAPYHPRPGIVLDDPEFKPGGRPRPPVQRPPAQQTLPLPAVQPTRQHLPPGYGEIFDVTLSAIQGPGPKGSGSQQTINIKPYGSYAAGGGQGDIIVSASGDDGFVSIDGKRTYINLFGDPTDPPAGATTPATRLPQLPGSGPGSGSGSGGASTPGLGVSSGGGGGSGSSISPAAPANAVTQSSGGYVVPETEVVDLQGHSKPQGGAPTTNAGPTRPHYRQRPTPPPVRIDTCIVGDDSTCDQAQHERCKTDNGVSSCHCRPGYSRRKHREPCRRVISFHLGMRVDRIYEHRIVWDTKLMDKHSEPFGQLSYESIRALDSAMSMTPYSDEFMEAKVNNIYRGDPNLGGSGVYVNMTIKLDESVETLRPNLRSDVQKHLLGVLHRRNNNIGNSVLYVSSPEGAVSALQDLDECQSPELNDCHSGASCSNTWGSFRCACEAGLRDPWADQPARSGRECQACADSVCNNHGTCSYAEDGAQLCTCDSSHYGAQCEIDGEVLGVAIGASVAAIIIIVLTLVCLIMWSRRWQREQKNAMGSPVFGYMNTAPLKSAGLPQAGYQVTLEDRMRWAQIADVMAQTNHYGQAEPIGPTRPSSAMFAYPNLGAMGMGTLGGMSLQSTMQMHPSATLAPPVPLPRLGLGPRSNGMRTLENSSSSEEEDRADLLGRNFQVPRPKSRSNGSIANQSGIYYDVDYEPSGNGIGNSSVDHLYGSQNQSVTHSSGHSHIPGPQGIPMSTYTSGRAPSSYYMK